Proteins found in one Agarivorans sp. Alg241-V36 genomic segment:
- the rnt gene encoding ribonuclease T, which yields MTITELTTELMSSRFRGYYPVVIDIETAGFNAKTDALLEIAAVLLSFNQQGELHVLETIQFNVEPFEGANLEQAALEFTGIDPNNPLRGAVSEDFALKEMFKPIRKALKAHGCNRAVMVAHNAAFDMGFFNAAVERCNIKRNPFHPFVSFDTTSISALALGQTVLAKACKEAGLEFSNEEAHSALYDAQKTAELFCLIVNKWKTLGGWPLPTPDQDENH from the coding sequence ATGACCATTACTGAACTCACGACCGAATTAATGTCTAGTAGATTTCGCGGCTACTACCCAGTAGTTATCGACATAGAAACCGCTGGCTTTAACGCTAAAACAGATGCCTTATTAGAGATCGCAGCCGTTTTGCTAAGTTTTAACCAACAAGGCGAATTGCATGTACTGGAAACGATCCAGTTTAATGTGGAGCCTTTTGAAGGCGCTAACTTAGAACAAGCCGCATTAGAGTTTACCGGGATAGACCCAAACAACCCTTTGCGTGGTGCGGTAAGCGAAGACTTTGCTTTGAAAGAAATGTTTAAGCCAATACGCAAGGCATTAAAAGCCCATGGTTGTAACAGAGCAGTGATGGTGGCTCACAATGCAGCCTTTGACATGGGATTTTTTAACGCAGCGGTAGAGCGTTGTAATATTAAGCGTAATCCATTCCACCCTTTTGTAAGCTTTGATACTACCAGTATAAGTGCCCTAGCCTTGGGTCAAACTGTATTGGCCAAGGCTTGTAAAGAAGCGGGCTTAGAATTTAGCAACGAAGAAGCACACTCTGCGCTATACGACGCGCAAAAAACAGCAGAGCTGTTTTGTCTAATCGTTAACAAGTGGAAAACTCTTGGCGGTTGGCCGCTACCCACACCAGACCAAGATGAGAATCATTAA